One Burkholderia sp. WP9 genomic window, GCGTCGTTCGATTATCTGCGCGCCATGACGACGCAGCATGCGCTCGACGCCCTCGCGCAAAGCGGTGAGGACGCTCGCGTGCTGGCCGGCGGCCAGTCGCTGATGGCGGTGCTGAACATGCGGCTCGCGCAACCGCGCGTGCTGATCGACATCTCGCGCACCGACGAGCTGAACTCGGTGCGCGTCGATCACAAGGCCGACTTGCTGATCGTCGGCGCGGCGGCGACGCAAGGCAGCGTCGAATGGCGCGCGACGCTGCGCGACGAAGTGCCGTTGCTGGCCATGGCGTTCCCGCATATCTCGCACTTCCAGATCCGCAATCGCGGCACGGTATGCGGCTCGGTCGCCCATGCCGACCCGAGCGCGGAACTGCCGCTGGTGCTGGCCGCGCTCGGCGGCGACGTGTTGCTGCGCTCGAAAAGGAAACACCGTGTGCTGCCAGCCCACGAGTTTTTCCAGGGCATGTTGATGACCGCGCGTGAGCCCGATGAGCTGGTGGAAGCCGTGCGCTTTCCGCTCAAGCGGCCGGGCGAACGCTACGGCTT contains:
- a CDS encoding FAD binding domain-containing protein; the encoded protein is MKPASFDYLRAMTTQHALDALAQSGEDARVLAGGQSLMAVLNMRLAQPRVLIDISRTDELNSVRVDHKADLLIVGAAATQGSVEWRATLRDEVPLLAMAFPHISHFQIRNRGTVCGSVAHADPSAELPLVLAALGGDVLLRSKRKHRVLPAHEFFQGMLMTAREPDELVEAVRFPLKRPGERYGFTEFSARHGDFAMVACAAVVTSDSIRLAVGGVADRPVVEQWPRLRDDDLRSALNDLSWKLGAQDDAHISAAYRRHLVRQLGWRVIEEAK